A window of Cellulosimicrobium protaetiae genomic DNA:
GTCGGCGCGAAGATCCCCAAGGGCGTGCTGCTCTACGGCCCGCCCGGGACCGGCAAGACGCTGCTCGCGCGCGCCGTCGCCGGCGAGGCGGGCGTGCCGTTCTACTCGATCTCCGGCTCGGACTTCGTCGAGATGTTCGTGGGTGTCGGCGCGAGCCGCGTCCGCGACCTGTTCACCCAGGCCAAGGAGAACTCGCCCGCGATCATCTTCGTCGACGAGATCGACGCCGTCGGCCGTCACCGCGGCGCGGGCATGGGCGGCGGTCACGACGAGCGCGAGCAGACGCTCAACCAGCTCCTGGTCGAGATGGACGGCTTCGACGTCAAGACGAACGTCATCCTCATCGCGGCGACCAACCGCCCCGACATCCTCGACCCGGCGCTCCTGCGCCCGGGCCGCTTCGACCGTCAGGTCGCCGTCGAGGCGCCCGACCTCAAGGGCCGCGAGGCGATCCTGCGCGTGCACGCGGCGGGCAAGCCGATCGTCCCCGAGATCGACCTCGCCGCGGTCGCGCGCCGCACCCCGGGCTTCACCGGCGCCGACCTCGCGAACGTGCTCAACGAGGCCGCCCTGCTCACCGCGCGCAGCGGTGCGCAGCTCATCGACGACCGCGCGCTCGACGAGGCGATCGACCGCGTCGTGGCAGGCCCGCAGAAGCGCACGCGCGTCATGAACGTCAAGGAGCAGAAGATCACGGCGTACCACGAGGGCGGCCACGCCCTCGTCGCCGCCGCGATGCGCTACACGGACCCCGTCACCAAGGTGACGATCCTGCCGCGCGGCCGCGCCCTCGGGTACACGATGGTCATGCCGACCGAGGACAAGTACTCCACGACGCGCAACGAGCTGCTCGACCAGCTCGCCTACGCCATGGGCGGGCGCGTCGCCGAGGAGCTCGTCTTCCACGACCCGACCACGGGCGCCTCGAACGACATCGAGAAGGCCACGGCGATCGCCAAGAAGATGGTCACCGAGTACGGCATGAGCGAGCGCGTCGGCGCGATCAAGCTCGGCACCGGCTCGGGCGAGCCGTTCATGGGCCGCGACATGGGCCACACGCGCGAC
This region includes:
- the ftsH gene encoding ATP-dependent zinc metalloprotease FtsH — protein: MNIKKILSGPIVWIVLGLVILWIAFATLSRPTVQRIDTSQGLELLSGDTVEQALIVDGDQRVRLTLSDDYVVDEGTDTEENKGKNVEFYYVQPQGEAVVDAVVAAEPEDGYNSEVAQPSFWSSLLGLLIPFLIIGVLFWFLLSRMQGGGSRVMGFGKSRAKLVSKDTPQVTFADVAGADEAVEELHEIKEFLAEPDKFQAVGAKIPKGVLLYGPPGTGKTLLARAVAGEAGVPFYSISGSDFVEMFVGVGASRVRDLFTQAKENSPAIIFVDEIDAVGRHRGAGMGGGHDEREQTLNQLLVEMDGFDVKTNVILIAATNRPDILDPALLRPGRFDRQVAVEAPDLKGREAILRVHAAGKPIVPEIDLAAVARRTPGFTGADLANVLNEAALLTARSGAQLIDDRALDEAIDRVVAGPQKRTRVMNVKEQKITAYHEGGHALVAAAMRYTDPVTKVTILPRGRALGYTMVMPTEDKYSTTRNELLDQLAYAMGGRVAEELVFHDPTTGASNDIEKATAIAKKMVTEYGMSERVGAIKLGTGSGEPFMGRDMGHTRDYSESVAGTVDHEVRKLVEAAHDEAWQVLTQYRDVLDALVLELLEKETLNQAELARVFAPVVKRDARDVWLSSEQRAVSQRGPVLTDAEKAAQNGAPVIPQDEAAAANDELPPERIGEVPAESPLDRALGRDGTADVTDVREPGQD